Proteins from a single region of Phyllopteryx taeniolatus isolate TA_2022b chromosome 10, UOR_Ptae_1.2, whole genome shotgun sequence:
- the hnrnpaba gene encoding heterogeneous nuclear ribonucleoprotein A/Ba yields MAEIEQQYMETSENGHEVDDDFNGAGQAGANALGEGDGADDNSQNGGTEGGQIDASKGEEDAGKMFVGGLSWDTTKKDLKDYFSKFGEVSDCTIKIDQQTGRSRGFGFILFKESVSVDKVLEQKEHRLDGRQIDPKKAMAMKKDPVKKIFVGGLNPDTAKEVIEDYFKTFGEIETIELPQDPKTEKRRGFVFITYQDEGHVKKVMERKYHTVGGSKCEIKIAQPKEVYQQQQYGARGYGGARGRGRGGQGPNWNQGGYNYWNQGAYNQNYGGYGQQNYGGYGGYGGYDYSGGYYGYGGGYDYNQGNTSYGKTPRRGHPSSYKPY; encoded by the exons ATGGCTGAGATCGAGCAGCAGTACATGGAGACGTCCGAAAACGGCCACGAAGTCGACGATGACTTCAATGGAGCCGGCCAGGCCGGTGCGAACGCCTTAGGTGAAGGAGATGGGGCCGACGACAATTCGCAAAACGGCGGCACGGAGGGTGGACAAATAGACGCGAGTAAAGGCGAGGAAGATGCAGG GAAAATGTTTGTCGGTGGCCTTAGCTGGGACACAACCAAGAAGGATCTCAAAGATTACTTCTCCAAATTTGGCGAGGTGTCAGATTGCACCATCAAAATTGACCAGCAGACAGGCCGGTCACGAGGCTTTGGTTTCATTCTTTTCAAAGAGTCTGTCAGCGTAGACAAG GTTCTTGAACAAAAGGAACACAGACTGGATGGGCGACAGATTGACCCGAAGAAGGCTATGGCCATGAAGAAGGATCCAGTCAAGAAAATCTTTGTGGGGGGTCTTAACCCAGACACAGCGAAGGAGGTCATTGAGGACTACTTTAAAACATTTGGAGAG ATCGAGACTATTGAGCTTCCCCAAGATCCAAAGACTGAGAAGAGGAGGGGTTTTGTATTCATCACCTATCAAGATGAGGGTCATGTCAAGAAAGTCATGGAGAGAAAATACCACACTGTTGGTGGCAGCAAG tgtgaaattaaaatagCTCAACCCAAAGAGGTctaccagcagcagcagtatgGCGCTCGTGGATACGGCGGCGCGCGCGGTAGGGGCCGTGGAG GCCAGGGCCCAAACTGGAATCAAGGCGGTTACAACTACTGGAACCAAGGTGCTTACAACCAGAACTATGGAGGCTATGGACAGCAAAACTATGGAGGCTATGGCGGCTATGGAGGCTATGACTACTCTGGTGGTTATTACGGCTATGGGGGTGGCTACGATTACA ACCAGGGCAATACAAGCTATGGGAAAACTCCAAGACGTGGCCACCCGAGTAGCTACAAGCCATACTGA